A genome region from Cucurbita pepo subsp. pepo cultivar mu-cu-16 chromosome LG02, ASM280686v2, whole genome shotgun sequence includes the following:
- the LOC111787494 gene encoding uncharacterized protein LOC111787494 isoform X2, with translation MEQPPFISHRRDEPEFNLREWVAKAKIGRDPAISRRFSGSYIRSFREDARSFRSNVTTVTSTASSPGYPFGDEIDPATYSFTNAIKALQARSLNSWECFSLDGFTLNSKWNEAEKYICNPLSGEVPMECLSAKSLSGRSFKNLANRIAISAPLVYSSHSQIETKPYSISQLVQKLPIPENKVEANGMTRDMGTQSTPTVVGSNSPSPASTPPIVERALKRCELEEDSPNSNSKSTPETEESKSKTMRANAQSGQYHTIVEVRGS, from the exons ATGGAGCAACCTCCATTCATTTCTCACCGGCGAGACGAACCGGAGTTCAACCTCCGTGAATGGGTGGCAAAGGCTAAAATTGGCCGCGATCCCGCCATTTCCAGGCGATTCTCCGGGTCCTACATCAGAAGCTTTCGAGAAGACGCGAGGTCGTTTCGATCAAATGTCACCACCGTCACTAGCACCGCCTCCTCTCCTGGATACCCTTTCGgag ACGAAATTGACCCTGCTACTTATTCGTTCACTAATGCTATCAAGG CACTGCAAGCCAGGTCGCTTAACAGTTGGGAATGCTTTTCTCTTGATGGGTTTACTTTGAATTCGAAGTGGAATGAAGCCGAGAAGTATATATGTAATCCACTTTCTGGGGAAGTACCCATGGAGTGTTTGTCTGCAAAATCGCTTAGTGGGAGGTCATTCAAGAACTTAGCGAACAGAATTGCCATATCTGCTCCTTTAGTTTATTCCAGTCATTCACAAATTGAAACAAAGCCATATTCTATTTCACAATTAGTTCAGAAACTCCCAATTCCAG AGAACAAAGTGGAAGCCAATGGCATGACCAGAGATATGGGAACTCAAAGCACACCAACAGTCGTTGGTTCAAACAGTCCTAGTCCTGCTTCCACGCCTCCTATCGTGGAGAGAGCATTAAAGAGATGCGAATTAGAAGAAGACTCGCCCAATTCCAATTCTAAAAGTACTCCCGAGACAGAG
- the LOC111788836 gene encoding uncharacterized protein LOC111788836 isoform X2: MVVVQATKLSLPNPSLSSPHITSFLFEPHSLSLALMHSDSSFSLYPSFSPFFLSSLPAPQLVVPSPSSSAAFVVLRNSDSNSDSKVLFVVSGPHQGGSRILLRFYVLETCNLFRRVRVVCTQKDLRSDDKLGVLVNLRHGLSVRLAGSVNFFAMYSISSSKIWVFAVKMVAGGDGRDDVMDLKLMRCAVIDCCKPIWSISISFGYLLLGEDNGVRVLNLRPFVRGRGRKVRNLNAKREVQKSFLPHGEVYGTSGGTDLNGGSLFVGNNGLNEHASKSDDAQSSAICNGSLDGKLDKHFDSVRARSVKLRQDSSEGGLYFVALKGRGIDDQRSAKMMPLKALSIQALSPRKILILDSVGDLHLLHLASSANGSDFSYNIRPLPHLMKVQTLTSVPDTSIRNQTVWLSDKQHSVHMMMIPDVDSDVPENRGNESEEVPMKKISDMQVIFAGEKIQDITSLSTNAVLILGQGSLYAYTIS, from the exons ATGGTTGTTGTACAGGCCACCAAGCTTAGCCTCCCTAACCCTTCTCTCTCGTCCCCTCATATCACTTCCTTTCTCTTTGAACCCCATTCCCTTTCTCTTGCTCTAATGCActctgattcttctttctctctctacccttcattttcccctttctttctctcctccCTTCCGGCCCCTCAACTGGTTGTGCcttctccctcttcttctGCGGCCTTCGTTGTCCTTCGGAATTCTGATTCCAACTCTGATTCTAAAGTTCTGTTTGTGGTCTCTGGCCCCCATCAGGGCGGCTCTCGAATTCTCCTCCGGTTTTATGTTTTGGAGACTTGTAATTTGTTCAGGAGAGTTCGAGTTGTTTGCACGCAGAAGGATCTTCGATCTGATGATAAATTGGGTGTTTTGGTTAATTTGAGACATGGGCTTTCGGTTCGTTTAGCTGGGTCGGTCAATTTCTTCGCCATGTACTCTATTTCGAGCTCCAAGATATGGGTTTTTGCGGTGAAGATGGTGGCCGGCGGTGATGGTAGGGATGATGTGAtggatttgaaattgatgAGGTGTGCTGTGATTGACTGCTGCAAACCCATTTGGTCGATTAGCATTTCTTTTGGGTATTTGCTTTTGGGGGAAGATAATGGAGTTAGGGTTCTTAATTTGAGGCCTTTTGTGAGAGGGCGCGGTCGAAAAGTTAGAAATCTGAATGCCAAACGTGAAGTTCAGAAGTCATTTTTGCCTCATGGAGAAGTTTATGGAACTTCTGGTGGTACCGACTTGAATGGTGGTTCCCTTTTTGTTGGCAACAATGGACTCAACGAACATGCCAGTAAAAGTGATGATGCTCAAAGTTCAGCGATTTGCAATGGATCCTTGGATGGGAAGTTGGACAAACATTTTGATTCTG TGAGAGCAAGATCTGTAAAATTGAGACAAGATTCGAGCGAAGGAGGACTATATTTTGTGGCGCTGAAGGGCAGAGGAATTGATGATCAGAGATCTGCAAAAATGATGCCATTG AAGGCATTATCAATTCAAGCACTTTCTCCCAGGAAAATCTTAATCCTGGACTCTGTTGGTGATTTACATCTGTTGCACCTTGCTAGCAGTGCTAATGGATCAGATTTTTCGTACAACATTCGACCATTGCCTCATCTAATGAAAGTTCAAACGCTGACCAGCGTTCCTGATACATCCATAA GGAATCAAACTGTCTGGCTATCTGACAAGCAACATTCAGTtcatatgatgatgatacCTGATGTTGATTCTGATGTCCCTGAAAATAGGGGAAATGAGAGCGAGGAAGTcccgatgaaaaaaatatcag ATATGCAAGTTATATTTGCTGGTGAAAAGATTCAAGATATAACATCCTTGAGCACGAATGCTGTTTTAATTCTTGGACAAG GCAGCTTATATGCGTATACAATTTCCTGA
- the LOC111788836 gene encoding uncharacterized protein LOC111788836 isoform X3 gives MVVVQATKLSLPNPSLSSPHITSFLFEPHSLSLALMHSDSSFSLYPSFSPFFLSSLPAPQLVVPSPSSSAAFVVLRNSDSNSDSKVLFVVSGPHQGGSRILLRFYVLETCNLFRRVRVVCTQKDLRSDDKLGVLVNLRHGLSVRLAGSVNFFAMYSISSSKIWVFAVKMVAGGDGRDDVMDLKLMRCAVIDCCKPIWSISISFGYLLLGEDNGVRVLNLRPFVRGRGRKVRNLNAKREVQKSFLPHGEVYGTSGGTDLNGGSLFVGNNGLNEHASKSDDAQSSAICNGSLDGKLDKHFDSVRARSVKLRQDSSEGGLYFVALKGRGIEDLRSAKMMPLKALSIQALSPRKILILDSVGDLHLLHLASSANGSDFSYNIRPLPHLMKVQTLTSVPDTSIRNQTVWLSDKQHSVHMMMIPDVDSDVPENRGNESEEVPMKKISDMQVIFAGEKIQDITSLSTNAVLILGQGSLYAYTIS, from the exons ATGGTTGTTGTACAGGCCACCAAGCTTAGCCTCCCTAACCCTTCTCTCTCGTCCCCTCATATCACTTCCTTTCTCTTTGAACCCCATTCCCTTTCTCTTGCTCTAATGCActctgattcttctttctctctctacccttcattttcccctttctttctctcctccCTTCCGGCCCCTCAACTGGTTGTGCcttctccctcttcttctGCGGCCTTCGTTGTCCTTCGGAATTCTGATTCCAACTCTGATTCTAAAGTTCTGTTTGTGGTCTCTGGCCCCCATCAGGGCGGCTCTCGAATTCTCCTCCGGTTTTATGTTTTGGAGACTTGTAATTTGTTCAGGAGAGTTCGAGTTGTTTGCACGCAGAAGGATCTTCGATCTGATGATAAATTGGGTGTTTTGGTTAATTTGAGACATGGGCTTTCGGTTCGTTTAGCTGGGTCGGTCAATTTCTTCGCCATGTACTCTATTTCGAGCTCCAAGATATGGGTTTTTGCGGTGAAGATGGTGGCCGGCGGTGATGGTAGGGATGATGTGAtggatttgaaattgatgAGGTGTGCTGTGATTGACTGCTGCAAACCCATTTGGTCGATTAGCATTTCTTTTGGGTATTTGCTTTTGGGGGAAGATAATGGAGTTAGGGTTCTTAATTTGAGGCCTTTTGTGAGAGGGCGCGGTCGAAAAGTTAGAAATCTGAATGCCAAACGTGAAGTTCAGAAGTCATTTTTGCCTCATGGAGAAGTTTATGGAACTTCTGGTGGTACCGACTTGAATGGTGGTTCCCTTTTTGTTGGCAACAATGGACTCAACGAACATGCCAGTAAAAGTGATGATGCTCAAAGTTCAGCGATTTGCAATGGATCCTTGGATGGGAAGTTGGACAAACATTTTGATTCTG TGAGAGCAAGATCTGTAAAATTGAGACAAGATTCGAGCGAAG GAGGACTATATTTTGTGGCGCTGAAGGGCAGAGGAATTGAAGATCTGAGATCTGCAAAAATGATGCCATTAAAGGCATTATCAATTCAAGCACTTTCTCCCAGGAAAATCTTAATCCTGGACTCTGTTG GTGATTTACATCTGTTGCACCTTGCTAGTAGTGCTAATGGATCAGATTTTTCGTACAATATTCGACCATTGCCTCATCTAATGAAAGTTCAAACGCTGACCAGCGTTCCTGATACATCCATAA GGAATCAAACTGTCTGGCTATCTGACAAGCAACATTCAGTtcatatgatgatgatacCTGATGTTGATTCTGATGTCCCTGAAAATAGGGGAAATGAGAGCGAGGAAGTcccgatgaaaaaaatatcag ATATGCAAGTTATATTTGCTGGTGAAAAGATTCAAGATATAACATCCTTGAGCACGAATGCTGTTTTAATTCTTGGACAAG GCAGCTTATATGCGTATACAATTTCCTGA
- the LOC111788836 gene encoding uncharacterized protein LOC111788836 isoform X4 has translation MVVVQATKLSLPNPSLSSPHITSFLFEPHSLSLALMHSDSSFSLYPSFSPFFLSSLPAPQLVVPSPSSSAAFVVLRNSDSNSDSKVLFVVSGPHQGGSRILLRFYVLETCNLFRRVRVVCTQKDLRSDDKLGVLVNLRHGLSVRLAGSVNFFAMYSISSSKIWVFAVKMVAGGDGRDDVMDLKLMRCAVIDCCKPIWSISISFGYLLLGEDNGVRVLNLRPFVRGRGRKVRNLNAKREVQKSFLPHGEVYGTSGGTDLNGGSLFVGNNGLNEHASKSDDAQSSAICNGSLDGKLDKHFDSVRARSVKLRQDSSEGGLYFVALKGRGIEDLRSAKMMPLKALSIQALSPRKILILDSVGDLHLLHLASSANGSDFSYNIRPLPHLMKVQTLTSVPDTSIRNQTVWLSDKQHSVHMMMIPDVDSDVPENRGNESEEVPMKKISDMQVIFAGEKIQDITSLSTNAVLILGQGSLYAYTIS, from the exons ATGGTTGTTGTACAGGCCACCAAGCTTAGCCTCCCTAACCCTTCTCTCTCGTCCCCTCATATCACTTCCTTTCTCTTTGAACCCCATTCCCTTTCTCTTGCTCTAATGCActctgattcttctttctctctctacccttcattttcccctttctttctctcctccCTTCCGGCCCCTCAACTGGTTGTGCcttctccctcttcttctGCGGCCTTCGTTGTCCTTCGGAATTCTGATTCCAACTCTGATTCTAAAGTTCTGTTTGTGGTCTCTGGCCCCCATCAGGGCGGCTCTCGAATTCTCCTCCGGTTTTATGTTTTGGAGACTTGTAATTTGTTCAGGAGAGTTCGAGTTGTTTGCACGCAGAAGGATCTTCGATCTGATGATAAATTGGGTGTTTTGGTTAATTTGAGACATGGGCTTTCGGTTCGTTTAGCTGGGTCGGTCAATTTCTTCGCCATGTACTCTATTTCGAGCTCCAAGATATGGGTTTTTGCGGTGAAGATGGTGGCCGGCGGTGATGGTAGGGATGATGTGAtggatttgaaattgatgAGGTGTGCTGTGATTGACTGCTGCAAACCCATTTGGTCGATTAGCATTTCTTTTGGGTATTTGCTTTTGGGGGAAGATAATGGAGTTAGGGTTCTTAATTTGAGGCCTTTTGTGAGAGGGCGCGGTCGAAAAGTTAGAAATCTGAATGCCAAACGTGAAGTTCAGAAGTCATTTTTGCCTCATGGAGAAGTTTATGGAACTTCTGGTGGTACCGACTTGAATGGTGGTTCCCTTTTTGTTGGCAACAATGGACTCAACGAACATGCCAGTAAAAGTGATGATGCTCAAAGTTCAGCGATTTGCAATGGATCCTTGGATGGGAAGTTGGACAAACATTTTGATTCTG TGAGAGCAAGATCTGTAAAATTGAGACAAGATTCGAGCGAAG GAGGACTATATTTTGTGGCGCTGAAGGGCAGAGGAATTGAAGATCTGAGATCTGCAAAAATGATGCCATTAAAGGCATTATCAATTCAAGCACTTTCTCCCAGGAAAATCTTAATCCTGGACTCTGTTGGTGATTTACATCTGTTGCACCTTGCTAGCAGTGCTAATGGATCAGATTTTTCGTACAACATTCGACCATTGCCTCATCTAATGAAAGTTCAAACGCTGACCAGCGTTCCTGATACATCCATAA GGAATCAAACTGTCTGGCTATCTGACAAGCAACATTCAGTtcatatgatgatgatacCTGATGTTGATTCTGATGTCCCTGAAAATAGGGGAAATGAGAGCGAGGAAGTcccgatgaaaaaaatatcag ATATGCAAGTTATATTTGCTGGTGAAAAGATTCAAGATATAACATCCTTGAGCACGAATGCTGTTTTAATTCTTGGACAAG GCAGCTTATATGCGTATACAATTTCCTGA
- the LOC111788836 gene encoding uncharacterized protein LOC111788836 isoform X1 encodes MVVVQATKLSLPNPSLSSPHITSFLFEPHSLSLALMHSDSSFSLYPSFSPFFLSSLPAPQLVVPSPSSSAAFVVLRNSDSNSDSKVLFVVSGPHQGGSRILLRFYVLETCNLFRRVRVVCTQKDLRSDDKLGVLVNLRHGLSVRLAGSVNFFAMYSISSSKIWVFAVKMVAGGDGRDDVMDLKLMRCAVIDCCKPIWSISISFGYLLLGEDNGVRVLNLRPFVRGRGRKVRNLNAKREVQKSFLPHGEVYGTSGGTDLNGGSLFVGNNGLNEHASKSDDAQSSAICNGSLDGKLDKHFDSVRARSVKLRQDSSEGGLYFVALKGRGIDDQRSAKMMPLKALSIQALSPRKILILDSVGDLHLLHLASSANGSDFSYNIRPLPHLMKVQTLTSVPDTSIRNQTVWLSDKQHSVHMMMIPDVDSDVPENRGNESEEVPMKKISDMQVIFAGEKIQDITSLSTNAVLILGQGSLYAYTIS; translated from the exons ATGGTTGTTGTACAGGCCACCAAGCTTAGCCTCCCTAACCCTTCTCTCTCGTCCCCTCATATCACTTCCTTTCTCTTTGAACCCCATTCCCTTTCTCTTGCTCTAATGCActctgattcttctttctctctctacccttcattttcccctttctttctctcctccCTTCCGGCCCCTCAACTGGTTGTGCcttctccctcttcttctGCGGCCTTCGTTGTCCTTCGGAATTCTGATTCCAACTCTGATTCTAAAGTTCTGTTTGTGGTCTCTGGCCCCCATCAGGGCGGCTCTCGAATTCTCCTCCGGTTTTATGTTTTGGAGACTTGTAATTTGTTCAGGAGAGTTCGAGTTGTTTGCACGCAGAAGGATCTTCGATCTGATGATAAATTGGGTGTTTTGGTTAATTTGAGACATGGGCTTTCGGTTCGTTTAGCTGGGTCGGTCAATTTCTTCGCCATGTACTCTATTTCGAGCTCCAAGATATGGGTTTTTGCGGTGAAGATGGTGGCCGGCGGTGATGGTAGGGATGATGTGAtggatttgaaattgatgAGGTGTGCTGTGATTGACTGCTGCAAACCCATTTGGTCGATTAGCATTTCTTTTGGGTATTTGCTTTTGGGGGAAGATAATGGAGTTAGGGTTCTTAATTTGAGGCCTTTTGTGAGAGGGCGCGGTCGAAAAGTTAGAAATCTGAATGCCAAACGTGAAGTTCAGAAGTCATTTTTGCCTCATGGAGAAGTTTATGGAACTTCTGGTGGTACCGACTTGAATGGTGGTTCCCTTTTTGTTGGCAACAATGGACTCAACGAACATGCCAGTAAAAGTGATGATGCTCAAAGTTCAGCGATTTGCAATGGATCCTTGGATGGGAAGTTGGACAAACATTTTGATTCTG TGAGAGCAAGATCTGTAAAATTGAGACAAGATTCGAGCGAAGGAGGACTATATTTTGTGGCGCTGAAGGGCAGAGGAATTGATGATCAGAGATCTGCAAAAATGATGCCATTG AAGGCATTATCAATTCAAGCACTTTCTCCCAGGAAAATCTTAATCCTGGACTCTGTTG GTGATTTACATCTGTTGCACCTTGCTAGTAGTGCTAATGGATCAGATTTTTCGTACAATATTCGACCATTGCCTCATCTAATGAAAGTTCAAACGCTGACCAGCGTTCCTGATACATCCATAA GGAATCAAACTGTCTGGCTATCTGACAAGCAACATTCAGTtcatatgatgatgatacCTGATGTTGATTCTGATGTCCCTGAAAATAGGGGAAATGAGAGCGAGGAAGTcccgatgaaaaaaatatcag ATATGCAAGTTATATTTGCTGGTGAAAAGATTCAAGATATAACATCCTTGAGCACGAATGCTGTTTTAATTCTTGGACAAG GCAGCTTATATGCGTATACAATTTCCTGA
- the LOC111788836 gene encoding uncharacterized protein LOC111788836 isoform X6, producing the protein MVVVQATKLSLPNPSLSSPHITSFLFEPHSLSLALMHSDSSFSLYPSFSPFFLSSLPAPQLVVPSPSSSAAFVVLRNSDSNSDSKVLFVVSGPHQGGSRILLRFYVLETCNLFRRVRVVCTQKDLRSDDKLGVLVNLRHGLSVRLAGSVNFFAMYSISSSKIWVFAVKMVAGGDGRDDVMDLKLMRCAVIDCCKPIWSISISFGYLLLGEDNGVRVLNLRPFVRGRGRKVRNLNAKREVQKSFLPHGEVYGTSGGTDLNGGSLFVGNNGLNEHASKSDDAQSSAICNGSLDGKLDKHFDSVRARSVKLRQDSSEGGLYFVALKGRGIDDQRSAKMMPLKALSIQALSPRKILILDSVGDLHLLHLASSANGSDFSYNIRPLPHLMKVQTLTSVPDTSIIILLGA; encoded by the exons ATGGTTGTTGTACAGGCCACCAAGCTTAGCCTCCCTAACCCTTCTCTCTCGTCCCCTCATATCACTTCCTTTCTCTTTGAACCCCATTCCCTTTCTCTTGCTCTAATGCActctgattcttctttctctctctacccttcattttcccctttctttctctcctccCTTCCGGCCCCTCAACTGGTTGTGCcttctccctcttcttctGCGGCCTTCGTTGTCCTTCGGAATTCTGATTCCAACTCTGATTCTAAAGTTCTGTTTGTGGTCTCTGGCCCCCATCAGGGCGGCTCTCGAATTCTCCTCCGGTTTTATGTTTTGGAGACTTGTAATTTGTTCAGGAGAGTTCGAGTTGTTTGCACGCAGAAGGATCTTCGATCTGATGATAAATTGGGTGTTTTGGTTAATTTGAGACATGGGCTTTCGGTTCGTTTAGCTGGGTCGGTCAATTTCTTCGCCATGTACTCTATTTCGAGCTCCAAGATATGGGTTTTTGCGGTGAAGATGGTGGCCGGCGGTGATGGTAGGGATGATGTGAtggatttgaaattgatgAGGTGTGCTGTGATTGACTGCTGCAAACCCATTTGGTCGATTAGCATTTCTTTTGGGTATTTGCTTTTGGGGGAAGATAATGGAGTTAGGGTTCTTAATTTGAGGCCTTTTGTGAGAGGGCGCGGTCGAAAAGTTAGAAATCTGAATGCCAAACGTGAAGTTCAGAAGTCATTTTTGCCTCATGGAGAAGTTTATGGAACTTCTGGTGGTACCGACTTGAATGGTGGTTCCCTTTTTGTTGGCAACAATGGACTCAACGAACATGCCAGTAAAAGTGATGATGCTCAAAGTTCAGCGATTTGCAATGGATCCTTGGATGGGAAGTTGGACAAACATTTTGATTCTG TGAGAGCAAGATCTGTAAAATTGAGACAAGATTCGAGCGAAGGAGGACTATATTTTGTGGCGCTGAAGGGCAGAGGAATTGATGATCAGAGATCTGCAAAAATGATGCCATTG AAGGCATTATCAATTCAAGCACTTTCTCCCAGGAAAATCTTAATCCTGGACTCTGTTG GTGATTTACATCTGTTGCACCTTGCTAGTAGTGCTAATGGATCAGATTTTTCGTACAATATTCGACCATTGCCTCATCTAATGAAAGTTCAAACGCTGACCAGCGTTCCTGATACATCCATAA TCATTCTATTAGGTGcttga
- the LOC111788836 gene encoding uncharacterized protein LOC111788836 isoform X5 — protein MVVVQATKLSLPNPSLSSPHITSFLFEPHSLSLALMHSDSSFSLYPSFSPFFLSSLPAPQLVVPSPSSSAAFVVLRNSDSNSDSKVLFVVSGPHQGGSRILLRFYVLETCNLFRRVRVVCTQKDLRSDDKLGVLVNLRHGLSVRLAGSVNFFAMYSISSSKIWVFAVKMVAGGDGRDDVMDLKLMRCAVIDCCKPIWSISISFGYLLLGEDNGVRVLNLRPFVRGRGRKVRNLNAKREVQKSFLPHGEVYGTSGGTDLNGGSLFVGNNGLNEHASKSDDAQSSAICNGSLDGKLDKHFDSVRARSVKLRQDSSEGGLYFVALKGRGIDDQRSAKMMPLKALSIQALSPRKILILDSVGDLHLLHLASSANGSDFSYNIRPLPHLMKVQTLTSVPDTSIIILLGA, from the exons ATGGTTGTTGTACAGGCCACCAAGCTTAGCCTCCCTAACCCTTCTCTCTCGTCCCCTCATATCACTTCCTTTCTCTTTGAACCCCATTCCCTTTCTCTTGCTCTAATGCActctgattcttctttctctctctacccttcattttcccctttctttctctcctccCTTCCGGCCCCTCAACTGGTTGTGCcttctccctcttcttctGCGGCCTTCGTTGTCCTTCGGAATTCTGATTCCAACTCTGATTCTAAAGTTCTGTTTGTGGTCTCTGGCCCCCATCAGGGCGGCTCTCGAATTCTCCTCCGGTTTTATGTTTTGGAGACTTGTAATTTGTTCAGGAGAGTTCGAGTTGTTTGCACGCAGAAGGATCTTCGATCTGATGATAAATTGGGTGTTTTGGTTAATTTGAGACATGGGCTTTCGGTTCGTTTAGCTGGGTCGGTCAATTTCTTCGCCATGTACTCTATTTCGAGCTCCAAGATATGGGTTTTTGCGGTGAAGATGGTGGCCGGCGGTGATGGTAGGGATGATGTGAtggatttgaaattgatgAGGTGTGCTGTGATTGACTGCTGCAAACCCATTTGGTCGATTAGCATTTCTTTTGGGTATTTGCTTTTGGGGGAAGATAATGGAGTTAGGGTTCTTAATTTGAGGCCTTTTGTGAGAGGGCGCGGTCGAAAAGTTAGAAATCTGAATGCCAAACGTGAAGTTCAGAAGTCATTTTTGCCTCATGGAGAAGTTTATGGAACTTCTGGTGGTACCGACTTGAATGGTGGTTCCCTTTTTGTTGGCAACAATGGACTCAACGAACATGCCAGTAAAAGTGATGATGCTCAAAGTTCAGCGATTTGCAATGGATCCTTGGATGGGAAGTTGGACAAACATTTTGATTCTG TGAGAGCAAGATCTGTAAAATTGAGACAAGATTCGAGCGAAGGAGGACTATATTTTGTGGCGCTGAAGGGCAGAGGAATTGATGATCAGAGATCTGCAAAAATGATGCCATTG AAGGCATTATCAATTCAAGCACTTTCTCCCAGGAAAATCTTAATCCTGGACTCTGTTGGTGATTTACATCTGTTGCACCTTGCTAGCAGTGCTAATGGATCAGATTTTTCGTACAACATTCGACCATTGCCTCATCTAATGAAAGTTCAAACGCTGACCAGCGTTCCTGATACATCCATAA TCATTCTATTAGGTGcttga
- the LOC111789336 gene encoding protein rough sheath 2 homolog, translated as MKDRQRWQPEEDALLRAYVKQYGPKEWNLISQRMGKPLHRDPKSCLERWKNYLKPGLKKGSLSAEEQTLVISLQAKYGNKWKKIAAEVPGRTAKRLGKWWEVFKEKQLKKLQKAQNLTQRRDYQNSDGNLSISGVSSPEKALQGPYDHILETFAEKYVQPKLYSAAFQSPPPPPPPLANVMPRLPVPDADPVLSLGSVNSTTSSSTVLPLWMNVNSTSTASSSTSSTTPSPSVSLTLSPSEPVVLDSEMNRLLPVQQMGALVLYCKELEEGRQSWLQHKKEATWRLNRLEQQLESEKARKKREKMEEMEAKIRRLREEEMAYLGRIESDYREQVSAMRRDAENKEAKLLEAWCSKHTKLTKLVEQIGNQGQGLVVVAAGNSKDMIH; from the coding sequence ATGAAGGACCGCCAGCGCTGGCAGCCGGAAGAAGACGCACTCCTACGAGCCTACGTCAAGCAATATGGCCCTAAAGAATGGAATCTCATTTCTCAGCGTATGGGGAAGCCTCTCCATCGCGATCCTAAATCCTGTCTGGAGCGCTGGAAGAATTACCTTAAACCTGGCTTGAAGAAAGGCTCCCTTTCTGCTGAGGAGCAGACTCTCGTCATCTCTCTTCAGGCTAAGTACGGCAATAAGTGGAAGAAGATCGCTGCCGAGGTTCCCGGCCGTACGGCCAAGCGCCTCGGCAAGTGGTGGGAGGTTTTTAAAGAGAAGCAACTTAAGAAGTTGCAGAAGGCGCAGAACCTAACGCAGAGGCGCGATTACCAAAATTCCGACGGGAATCTTTCGATCTCTGGTGTTTCCTCGCCGGAGAAGGCGCTACAAGGTCCGTACGATCATATTTTGGAAACCTTCGCTGAGAAGTACGTCCAGCCGAAGCTTTACTCCGCCGCGTTTcaatctcctcctcctcctcccccgCCGTTGGCCAACGTGATGCCTCGTCTTCCCGTCCCCGACGCTGATCCGGTCCTCTCGCTCGGATCCGTTAACTCTACGACGTCGTCTTCCACCGTCCTTCCTCTGTGGATGAACGTCAACTCCACCAGCACCGCTTCGTCTTCCACCTCGTCGACCACGCCGTCGCCATCGGTGAGTCTCACGCTATCTCCCTCCGAACCGGTCGTTCTCGACTCGGAAATGAACCGATTGTTACCGGTTCAGCAGATGGGAGCCTTAGTCCTATACTGCAAGGAGTTGGAAGAAGGGCGCCAGAGTTGGCTTCAACACAAGAAGGAGGCGACATGGCGACTGAATCGATTAGAGCAACAGCTGGAATCGGAGAAAGCGAGAAAGAAGCGAGAGAAAATGGAGGAGATGGAAGCGAAGATACGTAGGTTGAGGGAGGAAGAAATGGCGTATTTGGGAAGAATCGAAAGCGATTACAGAGAGCAAGTAAGTGCTATGCGAAGAGACGCAGAGAACAAAGAGGCAAAGCTGCTGGAAGCCTGGTGCAGCAAGCATACGAAATTAACGAAGCTTGTGGAGCAAATTGGAAATCAGGGGCAAGGGTTGGTTGTTGTAGCTGCAGGGAATTCGAAGGATATGATCCATTGA